A genome region from Methanococcoides burtonii DSM 6242 includes the following:
- a CDS encoding NAD(P)/FAD-dependent oxidoreductase: protein MDADVIVIGASPAGLMAARNASRKGVKVLLLDKKEIIGHPTHPANTFFKGMFDRAGETVDQSYVLKNMNGAYLIAPSGGRVAIEAPAYFLDRLKFDEFYAKQTQDSGVEMRMGVDVHNILRNSNGMSLSTDDGVLTCKMVIVSDGINSKLAGLLGLQPMKYSNDIAWAMEAFVEADGIGEPDMFEYYVGNHCPGWKSTYSPCGKDLATLGVYVRRNGKDVTSFFDRWVDKFKKIKGIDDLVIHERAVGGDPIVTMPKQMHTDGVMLVGGAAGQSGIGYSMHAGQMCGDVAADAIAKGDVSAKVLSEYRSKWNTEYRAEYILGRIGLETLRKMEDREIDRLMKTFEDEDFSFLSGNSTHKCMQLGLFMLKKDPHSFLSYKALFRSK, encoded by the coding sequence ATGGATGCTGATGTTATTGTGATCGGTGCATCTCCTGCAGGACTTATGGCTGCACGTAATGCTTCCAGAAAAGGTGTGAAGGTTCTTCTTCTTGATAAAAAAGAGATTATCGGCCATCCCACACACCCCGCGAATACTTTCTTCAAAGGAATGTTCGACAGGGCAGGCGAAACGGTGGACCAGAGCTATGTTCTTAAGAATATGAATGGAGCATATTTGATAGCACCATCTGGTGGCAGGGTTGCCATAGAAGCTCCTGCTTATTTCCTTGATCGTCTTAAATTCGATGAGTTCTATGCCAAACAGACCCAAGATTCCGGTGTTGAGATGCGTATGGGTGTCGATGTACATAACATCTTAAGGAACAGCAATGGGATGTCGCTCAGTACGGACGATGGGGTGCTTACCTGTAAGATGGTCATCGTCTCAGATGGTATAAACTCAAAGCTTGCAGGTCTTCTCGGGCTTCAGCCTATGAAGTATTCTAACGATATCGCATGGGCAATGGAAGCGTTCGTAGAGGCAGATGGTATAGGCGAGCCGGATATGTTCGAATATTATGTTGGCAATCACTGCCCTGGCTGGAAATCAACATATTCTCCATGTGGCAAGGACCTTGCTACTCTCGGGGTCTATGTTAGAAGAAATGGAAAAGATGTAACTTCATTCTTTGATAGGTGGGTGGATAAATTCAAGAAAATTAAAGGCATAGATGATCTTGTGATCCATGAAAGGGCAGTTGGTGGAGATCCCATCGTCACAATGCCAAAACAGATGCATACTGATGGTGTTATGCTCGTGGGGGGGGCTGCAGGCCAGTCCGGTATTGGCTATAGTATGCATGCCGGTCAGATGTGTGGTGATGTTGCCGCTGATGCCATTGCTAAAGGCGATGTTTCGGCTAAGGTCCTTTCTGAATATCGGAGTAAGTGGAACACTGAATACAGGGCTGAATACATTCTTGGTCGTATAGGTCTTGAGACCCTTCGCAAGATGGAGGATCGCGAGATCGATAGGTTAATGAAAACATTTGAAGATGAGGACTTTTCCTTCCTTTCAGGTAATTCTACACACAAGTGTATGCAACTTGGACTTTTCATGTTGAAAAAAGACCCTCATTCCTTCCTTTCTTATAAGGCACTTTTTAGGAGCAAGTAA
- a CDS encoding UbiA prenyltransferase family protein, whose protein sequence is MVSTTGSKTRNPYLELLRPEIADMDFALPASSALLASYLATSALPPLIPFIIAVIGGYAAITSSYVYNDCCDVDIDKINLPDRPLASETLSRKNGLTYSLILFFVAAVAAFYLNPESLFILVIAVVTISIYSMFAKRMTFLSFIPVGIAYGLVPVGIWLAFDPAGILRGNDGVILPLPAIFFFIMMCVADWGFTLSGVCRDVEGDRAKGAPTFPVTFGVPLTSKFILACWVIGILASMAIGITAKLGPVFFTGAILSGIWMLSKALYFVKNPLPERGGKLFLQGSRYRGVMFGSLILDVILSIGISSYAGILW, encoded by the coding sequence TTGGTATCTACAACAGGATCAAAAACGCGCAACCCCTACTTAGAACTGCTAAGGCCGGAGATAGCGGATATGGACTTTGCCCTTCCGGCATCGAGTGCACTGCTGGCATCTTATCTTGCCACATCTGCACTTCCTCCGCTCATTCCCTTCATAATTGCTGTCATAGGTGGATATGCTGCCATCACAAGTTCCTATGTGTACAATGATTGCTGTGATGTGGATATCGATAAGATAAACCTACCTGACAGGCCGCTGGCATCTGAAACGCTATCCCGGAAAAATGGATTGACTTATTCACTCATCCTTTTCTTCGTAGCAGCAGTGGCAGCATTCTATCTGAATCCTGAATCCCTGTTCATACTTGTCATCGCAGTAGTGACCATTAGCATATATTCAATGTTTGCAAAGCGGATGACCTTTTTAAGCTTCATACCCGTGGGAATAGCTTATGGGCTTGTTCCGGTCGGCATCTGGCTTGCTTTCGACCCTGCGGGCATACTCAGGGGGAATGATGGTGTAATATTGCCATTGCCGGCAATATTCTTCTTTATTATGATGTGTGTTGCTGATTGGGGCTTCACCCTTTCTGGAGTATGCAGGGATGTTGAAGGTGACCGTGCAAAAGGTGCGCCCACATTCCCGGTGACATTTGGGGTACCCCTGACATCCAAATTCATTCTTGCATGCTGGGTAATTGGTATCCTCGCATCAATGGCCATTGGTATAACCGCAAAACTTGGCCCTGTCTTCTTTACAGGTGCCATACTTTCGGGCATATGGATGCTATCAAAAGCACTTTATTTTGTAAAAAATCCTCTTCCTGAGCGTGGAGGTAAGTTGTTTCTTCAAGGTTCTCGGTATAGGGGTGTAATGTTTGGTTCACTAATTCTTGATGTGATCCTTTCGATTGGTATTTCTTCCTATGCAGGAATTCTTTGGTGA
- the tgtA gene encoding tRNA guanosine(15) transglycosylase TgtA: protein MSSIFEITHKDAAGRIGKLRTPHGTVETPTVMPVINPNLQVIKPSEMRDFGAQMLITNSYIISRRDKLREKALKDGLHSLLDFDGPIMTDSGSFQLSVYGDIEVTNEQIIEFQKTIGSDVGVPLDIPTPPDVPRSRAESEMETTIERLIEARSMVNDEMLLAGPVQGSTYTDLREKCASTISEHKFDVYPLGAVVPLMESYRYAELVDVIVSSKKGLDPTVPVHLFGAGHPMMFALAVALGCDLFDSAAYALYAKDRRYITSKGTYHIDNLSYLPCSCPICVSHTAEEVKKADNCSDLLARHNLYVTFEEIRLIKQSIKEGNLLELVEMRCRSHPRMLEALKRMYSYSDWIEKYDPASKSTFFYCGPESSQRPEVLRFSKRLERFTIKGTAVIRPFSMRTYPESDNDLMFKPPFGTFPAELSEVYPFNAEVIEDTDIESLGKALENTIRLIELNPDAEFTFIKGKELEHPLFEKLEKIADVKE, encoded by the coding sequence ATGTCATCAATATTCGAGATTACCCACAAAGATGCAGCAGGACGCATTGGGAAACTAAGAACACCACACGGAACTGTGGAAACCCCCACCGTCATGCCTGTAATAAACCCGAACCTTCAGGTCATAAAACCTTCTGAAATGAGGGACTTCGGTGCCCAGATGTTAATAACGAATTCCTACATCATATCACGCAGGGACAAGCTTCGGGAAAAAGCCCTTAAGGACGGTCTTCATTCACTTCTTGATTTTGATGGCCCTATAATGACCGACTCCGGTTCTTTCCAGCTTTCGGTCTATGGTGACATAGAGGTAACCAATGAACAGATAATTGAGTTCCAAAAAACGATTGGATCTGATGTTGGAGTTCCTCTTGACATACCTACCCCTCCAGACGTACCTAGGTCACGTGCGGAATCCGAAATGGAAACCACCATTGAACGTCTCATCGAAGCACGCAGTATGGTAAATGACGAGATGCTTCTTGCAGGCCCTGTTCAGGGTTCCACATATACTGACCTACGTGAAAAATGTGCCAGCACTATTAGTGAACACAAATTCGATGTATATCCACTTGGTGCAGTCGTTCCTTTGATGGAATCCTATCGCTATGCAGAGCTTGTTGACGTTATCGTCTCATCTAAAAAGGGCCTTGACCCCACCGTACCCGTTCATCTGTTTGGTGCCGGTCACCCAATGATGTTTGCTCTGGCAGTGGCACTAGGTTGCGATCTTTTTGATTCCGCAGCTTATGCACTCTATGCAAAGGACAGGCGATACATTACTTCCAAAGGGACCTATCATATTGATAACCTAAGCTATCTTCCATGTTCCTGCCCAATATGCGTCTCACACACAGCAGAAGAGGTTAAAAAAGCCGATAATTGCAGTGATCTTCTGGCAAGGCACAACCTCTATGTGACATTTGAGGAAATTCGCCTCATAAAGCAATCTATAAAAGAAGGCAACCTGCTGGAACTTGTGGAAATGAGATGTCGCAGTCACCCAAGAATGCTTGAAGCATTGAAACGGATGTACTCATATTCTGACTGGATCGAGAAATACGACCCTGCCTCCAAATCCACGTTCTTCTACTGTGGACCTGAATCATCACAAAGGCCGGAAGTCTTAAGGTTCTCCAAAAGGCTTGAGCGCTTCACCATAAAAGGCACTGCTGTGATCAGACCGTTCTCAATGAGGACCTATCCTGAATCTGACAATGACCTTATGTTCAAACCACCATTCGGTACATTCCCTGCTGAACTTTCTGAGGTATATCCTTTCAATGCGGAAGTTATCGAAGACACCGATATTGAATCGTTGGGCAAGGCCCTTGAAAATACTATAAGGCTCATCGAATTGAATCCCGATGCAGAGTTTACTTTCATAAAGGGAAAAGAGCTTGAACATCCTCTATTTGAAAAACTGGAAAAGATCGCGGATGTCAAAGAGTAA
- a CDS encoding putative zinc-binding protein → MAEETKCACCSGNVGLFSCSGASNVGQLSNQVVIELNDREVGKMMCAVGIGGKVSGLIRSAEGCDRIIVIDGCPLECTKKSLELSNINIDRHIILTDLGIAKNKSLKVSESDVSEAFEIVSEIISN, encoded by the coding sequence ATGGCGGAAGAAACAAAATGTGCATGTTGCTCCGGTAACGTCGGACTATTCTCATGCTCCGGTGCTTCTAATGTAGGTCAACTTTCCAATCAGGTAGTTATCGAGCTAAATGACAGGGAAGTTGGAAAAATGATGTGTGCAGTAGGTATTGGTGGAAAAGTATCTGGTCTCATAAGGTCTGCAGAAGGCTGTGACAGAATAATTGTAATAGATGGGTGCCCGCTGGAATGCACTAAAAAGTCTCTTGAACTTTCAAACATAAACATTGATCGTCACATCATACTAACAGATCTGGGTATAGCCAAGAACAAATCTCTGAAAGTATCAGAATCCGATGTGTCAGAAGCATTTGAAATAGTTTCTGAGATAATTTCAAATTGA
- a CDS encoding thioredoxin family protein produces the protein MKIEILGSGCAKCNKLKELVEKVVNENSINAEITKVEDINKILEYGVMITPGLVIDGDVKIAGKIPSEDKVREWLTQ, from the coding sequence ATGAAAATAGAAATTCTTGGTTCCGGTTGTGCAAAATGCAACAAATTGAAAGAACTGGTTGAAAAAGTAGTTAATGAAAATAGCATAAATGCCGAAATAACCAAAGTCGAAGACATAAACAAAATATTGGAGTATGGTGTAATGATAACTCCTGGACTTGTCATCGATGGCGATGTAAAGATCGCAGGTAAGATCCCTTCAGAAGACAAAGTAAGGGAATGGCTAACTCAGTAA
- a CDS encoding permease — protein sequence MSSEYLLYLMDAGVQSVQNYLALHVLLCLIPAFFLAGAIASLFSKESVLKYFGSDAPGYVSYTVAAVSGCLLAVCSCTVLPLFAGIYKRGAGIGPASTFLFSAPAINILAIVYTAKILGYDLGAARAVIAILLSIVVGISMAFIFERKQQEIKKGIKTFGDDEHKKSAYLFILLLAILITPEIISNGRFLGVIMFALILITAHFSNKWFTKEELKEWMGETWFLIKQITPLLLVGVFFAGIIVEILPKEYVVEFVGGNTLSSNFIAAISAALMYFSTLTEVPIISALTILGMGKGPSLAMLLAGPALSLPNMIVISRIMGAKKASVYISLIVIISTISGFAYGMYIA from the coding sequence ATGTCATCCGAATATTTGCTATATCTAATGGATGCTGGTGTTCAGTCAGTACAAAATTACCTTGCACTCCATGTATTGCTTTGTCTGATACCTGCATTCTTTCTTGCAGGTGCAATAGCATCGCTCTTCTCAAAAGAATCGGTTTTGAAATATTTTGGCTCAGATGCTCCTGGCTATGTCTCATATACTGTTGCTGCTGTGTCAGGATGCTTGCTAGCAGTTTGCAGTTGTACGGTTCTGCCTTTATTTGCAGGCATTTACAAACGAGGTGCAGGTATCGGTCCCGCAAGCACTTTCCTGTTTTCAGCACCTGCCATTAATATCCTTGCAATTGTGTATACCGCGAAGATACTTGGATATGATCTCGGTGCTGCACGTGCTGTAATTGCCATTCTCTTATCTATTGTAGTTGGTATCTCAATGGCATTTATATTTGAAAGAAAACAGCAAGAGATTAAGAAAGGAATAAAGACGTTCGGTGACGATGAACACAAGAAAAGTGCTTATCTTTTCATCCTCCTACTGGCAATACTAATAACACCTGAAATTATCTCAAATGGTCGTTTCCTTGGTGTTATCATGTTCGCACTCATTTTGATAACCGCTCACTTCTCAAACAAGTGGTTCACAAAAGAAGAACTTAAAGAATGGATGGGTGAAACATGGTTCCTTATCAAACAGATTACCCCTCTCTTACTCGTAGGTGTATTCTTTGCAGGCATTATTGTAGAAATACTTCCAAAAGAATATGTTGTTGAATTCGTTGGTGGTAATACACTCTCTTCCAATTTCATAGCAGCGATATCTGCAGCACTTATGTATTTCTCAACACTTACAGAAGTACCTATTATAAGTGCACTAACAATATTGGGGATGGGGAAAGGTCCATCACTTGCAATGCTCCTTGCAGGTCCGGCACTAAGTCTTCCAAATATGATAGTCATAAGCCGAATCATGGGTGCTAAAAAAGCATCAGTCTACATATCCCTGATCGTCATTATTTCCACTATATCAGGGTTTGCTTATGGCATGTACATAGCTTAA